One stretch of Oncorhynchus clarkii lewisi isolate Uvic-CL-2024 chromosome 3, UVic_Ocla_1.0, whole genome shotgun sequence DNA includes these proteins:
- the LOC139400697 gene encoding gamma-crystallin M3-like, with amino-acid sequence MMGKIIFYEDKNFQGRSYETSQDCPDMSSHLSRCHSCRVESGCFMVYDRPNFMGNQYFMRRGEYSDYQRMMGMNDCIRSSRMIPMHRGNFRMRIYERENFGGQMHEMMDDCDSIQERYRMSDCQSCNVMDGHWLMYEQPHYKGRQMYMRPGEYRNFRDMGMGMGGMSGGMRFMSMRRIMDNMTM; translated from the exons ATGATGGGCAAG ATCATCTTCTACGAGGACAAGAACTTCCAGGGTCGTTCCTATGAGACCAGCCAGGACTGCCCTGACATGTCCTCCCACCTGAGCAGGTGCCACTCCTGCAGGGTTGAGAGCGGCTGCTTCATGGTCTACGACCGCCCCAACTTCATGGGAAACCAGTACTTCATGAGGAGGGGAGAGTACTCAGACTACCAGCGTATGATGGGAATGAACGACTGCATCAGGTCCAGCCGCATGATCCCCATG CACCGTGGAAACTTCAGGATGAGGATCTACGAGAGGGAGAACTTCGGAGGTCAGATGCACGAGATGATGGACGACTGTGACTCCATCCAGGAGCGTTACCGCATGTCTGACTGCCAGTCCTGCAACGTGATGGACGGCCACTGGCTGATGTACGAGCAGCCCCATTACAAAGGCAGGCAGATGTACATGAGGCCTGGAGAGTACAGGAACTTCAGGGATATGGGCATGGGAATGGGAGGCATGAGCGGTGGCATGAGGTTCATGAGCATGAGGCGTATCATGGATAACATGACTATGTAA
- the LOC139400685 gene encoding gamma-crystallin M3-like, which yields MMGKIIFYEDKNFQGGSYETSSDCPELTSYLSRCHSCRVESGNFMVYDRPNFMGNQYFMRRGEYSDYMSMMGMNECIRSCRMIPVHCGNFRMRIYERENFGGQMHEMMDDCDSIQERFRMSDCQSCNVMDGHWLMYEQPNFRGRQMYMRPGEYRSFRDMGMGMGGMSGGMRFMSMRRIMDNMSMM from the exons ATGATGGGCAAG ATCATCTTCTACGAGGACAAGAACTTCCAGGGTGGTTCCTATGAGACCAGCTCCGATTGCCCTGAGCTGACCTCCTACCTGAGCAGGTGCCACTCCTGCAGGGTGGAGAGCGGCAACTTCATGGTGTACGATCGCCCCAACTTCATGGGAAACCAGTACTTCATGAGAAGAGGAGAGTACTCCGACTACATGAGCATGATGGGAATGAACGAGTGCATCAGGTCCTGCCGCATGATCCCCGTG CACTGTGGAAACTTTAGGATGAGGATCTACGAGAGGGAGAACTTCGGAGGTCAGATGCACGAGATGATGGACGACTGTGACTCCATCCAGGAGCGTTTCCGCATGTCCGACTGCCAGTCCTGCAATGTGATGGACGGCCACTGGCTGATGTACGAGCAGCCCAACTTCAGAGGCAGGCAGATGTACATGAGGCCTGGAGAGTACAGGAGCTTCAGGGATATGGGCATGGGAATGGGAGGCATGAGTGGTGGCATGAGGTTCATGAGCATGAGGCGTATCATGGATAACATGTCCATGATGTAA